Proteins co-encoded in one Kutzneria chonburiensis genomic window:
- a CDS encoding ABC transporter substrate-binding protein: MPTNPLSRRGFLLAAAATTALGVTGCGLGGGTEDNADTGPVTGDVTGEIKFQTWALKPKYTDYINGMITAFQQQHNGVKITWIDQPADGYLQKVTADAAAGNLPDVINVPPDLSYPLARKKLLLNIETAAPDAKKDYVDGGWAAYALPGQPGSYGFPWYLNTGPTFYNKALFRQVGLDAEHPPTSYAELEAAALVMAQRSNKQIAMLGLTPVIADFGLYGVKVMNDDGSKFTFNEAKGVEFVEMYKRLFDAGALIPEALSATYTGAGTKFMNQQIAWAPGSAYDLQNFKTNAPSLYANVGITKTITSTGKANLYVQGLSVPSASKNKPTALAFARFVTNAQNQMAFAKLTAIFPSTKGSMQDPYFAQDGGTDEGRVRVAAAKQLDTAVNYTPVQWSEQMTTLLQQKMSDAMQGKATPKQALDDTVAQCNKLLAG, translated from the coding sequence ATGCCGACGAATCCCCTGTCGAGGCGCGGTTTCCTGCTGGCCGCGGCGGCGACGACCGCGCTCGGCGTCACCGGCTGCGGCCTGGGCGGCGGCACCGAGGACAACGCTGACACCGGCCCGGTCACCGGCGACGTCACCGGCGAGATCAAGTTCCAGACGTGGGCGCTCAAGCCGAAGTACACCGACTACATCAACGGCATGATCACGGCGTTCCAGCAGCAGCACAACGGCGTCAAGATCACCTGGATCGACCAGCCGGCCGACGGCTACCTGCAGAAGGTCACCGCCGACGCGGCCGCCGGCAACCTGCCCGACGTGATCAACGTGCCGCCGGACCTGTCCTACCCGCTGGCCCGCAAGAAGCTGCTGCTCAACATCGAGACGGCCGCGCCGGACGCCAAGAAGGACTACGTCGACGGCGGCTGGGCCGCGTACGCGCTGCCCGGCCAGCCCGGCTCCTACGGCTTTCCGTGGTACCTCAACACCGGCCCCACCTTCTACAACAAGGCGCTGTTCCGGCAGGTCGGCCTGGACGCCGAGCACCCGCCGACCAGCTACGCCGAGCTGGAGGCGGCCGCGCTGGTGATGGCCCAGCGCAGCAACAAGCAGATCGCCATGCTCGGCCTGACCCCGGTGATCGCCGACTTCGGCCTGTACGGCGTCAAGGTGATGAACGACGACGGCTCCAAGTTCACCTTCAACGAGGCCAAGGGCGTCGAGTTCGTCGAGATGTACAAGCGGCTGTTCGACGCGGGCGCGCTCATTCCCGAGGCGCTGTCGGCCACCTACACCGGCGCCGGCACCAAGTTCATGAACCAGCAGATCGCCTGGGCCCCGGGCTCCGCGTACGACCTCCAGAACTTCAAGACCAACGCGCCCAGCCTGTACGCCAACGTCGGCATCACCAAGACGATCACCAGCACCGGCAAGGCCAACCTGTACGTGCAGGGCCTTTCGGTGCCGTCGGCCAGCAAGAACAAGCCGACCGCGCTGGCCTTCGCCCGGTTCGTGACCAACGCGCAGAACCAGATGGCCTTCGCCAAGCTGACCGCGATCTTCCCCAGCACCAAGGGCTCCATGCAGGACCCGTACTTCGCCCAGGACGGCGGCACCGACGAGGGCCGGGTCCGGGTGGCGGCGGCCAAGCAGCTGGACACGGCGGTCAACTACACGCCGGTGCAGTGGAGCGAGCAGATGACCACCCTGTTGCAGCAGAAGATGTCCGACGCCATGCAGGGCAAGGCCACGCCGAAGCAGGCGCTGGACGACACCGTTGCCCAGTGCAACAAGCTGCTGGCCGGGTGA
- a CDS encoding carbohydrate ABC transporter permease: MQQAAGRVKVAAEVVREPADVRRPAVRIVQQRWFTPWLFLLPGLAVVLGFNLFPFLNTVVLAFTNAKVLGGGHFTGADNFVRMVHDPAFWTAVGNSALYIVGVVPPLVILPLLLALLVERKLPGITFFRTAFFTPVIASIVVVGLIWTWLLDSRGLVNDVLRALGVLTTPIPFLTDEWLLLVSAMLVTVWKGLGYYMIIYLAALGTVSKDLHEAAQVDGAGWWRRLWSVTLPALRPTMVLVAVLSAVSAFRVFSEVYLLAGPAGGPGGADTSLVMLIQQVGTGLSGDLGYSSALSVVLFVLTLGLLLLTNRLNRKEDL, from the coding sequence GTGCAACAAGCTGCTGGCCGGGTGAAGGTCGCGGCCGAAGTGGTGCGGGAGCCGGCCGACGTGCGTCGGCCGGCCGTGAGGATCGTTCAGCAGCGCTGGTTCACGCCGTGGCTGTTCCTGTTGCCCGGCCTGGCCGTGGTGCTCGGCTTCAACCTGTTCCCGTTCCTGAACACGGTCGTGCTGGCCTTCACCAACGCCAAGGTGTTGGGCGGCGGCCACTTCACCGGCGCGGACAACTTCGTCCGCATGGTCCACGATCCGGCGTTCTGGACCGCGGTCGGCAACAGCGCGCTCTACATCGTCGGTGTGGTCCCGCCGCTGGTGATCCTGCCGTTGCTGCTGGCGTTGCTGGTCGAGCGCAAGCTGCCCGGCATCACGTTCTTCCGTACCGCTTTCTTCACGCCGGTGATCGCGTCGATCGTCGTGGTCGGCCTGATCTGGACGTGGCTGCTGGATTCCCGCGGCCTGGTCAACGATGTGCTGCGGGCGTTGGGCGTGCTGACGACGCCGATCCCTTTCCTCACCGACGAATGGCTGCTGCTGGTCAGCGCCATGCTCGTGACGGTGTGGAAGGGGCTGGGCTACTACATGATCATCTACTTGGCCGCGTTGGGCACTGTTTCCAAGGATCTGCACGAGGCAGCCCAGGTGGACGGGGCGGGCTGGTGGCGGCGGCTGTGGTCGGTGACGCTGCCGGCGCTGCGGCCGACCATGGTGCTGGTGGCCGTGCTGTCCGCGGTGTCGGCATTCCGCGTGTTCTCCGAGGTGTACCTGCTGGCCGGTCCGGCCGGCGGCCCCGGCGGCGCCGACACCTCGCTGGTGATGCTCATCCAGCAGGTCGGCACCGGCCTGTCCGGCGATCTCGGCTACTCCTCGGCGCTGTCGGTGGTGCTGTTCGTGCTCACGCTCGGGCTGCTGCTGCTCACCAACCGGCTCAACCGCAAGGAGGACCTGTGA
- a CDS encoding carbohydrate ABC transporter permease produces the protein MRGGTVGRYVLLLLVLAITVGPFLWQLSTSLKGVTEDIYSTPPQLFPQHPTPGNYARVADAVPIWSFALNSLLVAVTNVVANCLGAAMAGYALARLRFRGRTAALTVFLTSLLVPFEAIMVALFLVMRSLHLNNTLAAVVLPGSIAALNVLLMRNAFLALPSAVEEAAIIDGANVWQRFTRIALPSARGTIVVVAVFSFMFSWDDFLWPLIVLSDPAKYTLTIGLSYLQGTFVNDQRLVAAGTMIAVAPLVLLFVAAQKYFFRGVGEGAVKG, from the coding sequence GTGAGAGGCGGGACTGTCGGCCGGTACGTGTTGCTGCTTCTGGTCCTGGCGATCACGGTCGGCCCGTTCCTGTGGCAGCTGTCGACGTCGCTCAAGGGCGTGACCGAGGACATCTACTCCACGCCGCCACAGCTGTTCCCGCAGCATCCGACGCCCGGCAACTACGCGCGGGTGGCCGACGCAGTGCCTATCTGGTCGTTCGCGCTGAACTCGCTGCTGGTCGCCGTGACCAACGTGGTGGCCAACTGCCTGGGCGCGGCCATGGCCGGCTATGCCTTGGCCCGCCTGCGTTTCCGCGGCCGGACCGCCGCGCTGACCGTGTTCCTCACCAGCCTGCTCGTCCCGTTCGAAGCGATCATGGTGGCGTTGTTCCTGGTGATGCGTTCGCTGCACCTGAACAACACGCTGGCCGCCGTGGTGCTGCCCGGCTCGATCGCCGCGCTGAACGTGCTGCTCATGCGCAACGCCTTCCTGGCCCTGCCCTCGGCGGTGGAAGAGGCCGCGATCATCGACGGCGCAAACGTTTGGCAGCGGTTCACCCGGATCGCGCTGCCCTCGGCCCGCGGCACCATCGTGGTCGTCGCCGTCTTCTCGTTCATGTTCAGCTGGGACGACTTCCTGTGGCCGCTGATCGTGCTGAGCGATCCGGCCAAGTACACGCTGACCATCGGGCTGAGTTACCTCCAGGGCACCTTCGTCAACGACCAGCGGCTGGTCGCCGCTGGCACGATGATCGCGGTGGCGCCGCTGGTGCTGCTGTTCGTCGCGGCGCAGAAGTACTTCTTCCGCGGTGTCGGAGAAGGGGCCGTCAAGGGTTGA